A region of Myxococcus stipitatus DSM 14675 DNA encodes the following proteins:
- a CDS encoding SirB1 family protein gives MARERLVSALAAEPPRLDLAALAIATLDRPELDAPACLHVLDVLACRVQVETERLKERGEALAPLRALRHVLSDIEGFRGNEDDYHAPDNSFLDQVLERKLGLPITLSVVYLEVARRAGIPLYGVPFPGHFLVAHDAGDHKLVMDPFHDGDILTEHGCEELLKRVAPQLKFDRAMLAPAPVELIAYRMLSNLRRVYLGREDRERGLAVVDLLLLLAPDHPGELRTRAALLANLGAYRAALRDVERCLELSPEAPDRERLELTARELRERASLLN, from the coding sequence CTGGCCCGGGAACGGTTGGTGTCGGCGCTGGCCGCGGAGCCACCTCGCCTGGACCTGGCCGCCCTGGCCATCGCCACGCTCGACAGGCCGGAGCTGGATGCGCCCGCCTGCCTCCACGTGCTGGACGTCCTGGCGTGTCGGGTCCAAGTGGAGACGGAGCGGCTCAAGGAGCGGGGTGAGGCCCTGGCGCCCCTGCGCGCGCTGCGCCACGTGCTCTCCGACATCGAGGGCTTCCGAGGCAACGAGGACGACTACCACGCGCCGGACAACAGCTTCCTGGACCAGGTGCTGGAGCGGAAGCTGGGCCTGCCGATAACGCTGTCCGTCGTGTACCTGGAGGTGGCGCGCCGTGCGGGCATCCCGCTCTACGGAGTGCCGTTTCCTGGACACTTCCTGGTCGCCCACGACGCGGGGGACCACAAGCTGGTGATGGACCCGTTCCACGACGGCGACATCCTCACCGAGCACGGCTGCGAGGAGCTGCTCAAGCGCGTGGCCCCGCAGCTCAAGTTCGACCGGGCGATGCTCGCTCCCGCGCCGGTGGAGCTGATTGCCTACCGCATGTTGTCCAACCTCCGGCGGGTGTACCTGGGCCGCGAGGACCGCGAGCGCGGGCTGGCGGTGGTGGACCTGCTGTTGCTCCTGGCGCCGGACCATCCCGGAGAGCTGCGCACCCGCGCGGCGCTGCTGGCGAACCTGGGCGCCTACCGCGCGGCGCTGCGCGACGTGGAGCGGTGCCTGGAGCTCTCTCCGGAGGCACCGGACCGCGAGCGGCTGGAGCTGACGGCCCGGGAGCTGCGCGAGCGCGCCTCGTTGCTCAACTGA
- a CDS encoding DUF2795 domain-containing protein translates to MAFGTAEDPGLSITPHLDSVDYPSTREELVEAAEDSEAPVSIINVLKCLPRTEYASRQDVMRDLAEAARRFARGGLLDDDGVRRDRRNIGRDLVENAPEGSTRHP, encoded by the coding sequence ATGGCATTCGGAACCGCGGAAGACCCCGGGCTCTCCATCACCCCCCACCTGGACTCGGTGGACTACCCGTCGACGCGGGAGGAGCTCGTCGAGGCCGCCGAGGACAGCGAGGCCCCCGTCAGCATCATCAACGTCCTCAAGTGCCTGCCGCGCACCGAGTACGCCTCGCGTCAGGATGTGATGAGGGACCTGGCGGAGGCGGCCAGGCGCTTCGCCCGGGGTGGGCTGCTGGACGACGACGGCGTGCGGCGAGACCGGCGCAACATCGGGCGGGACCTGGTGGAGAACGCCCCTGAGGGGTCCACGCGTCACCCCTGA
- a CDS encoding CoA-binding protein has product MSWEENLIKDEEGVARVVKNARRVAVLGMKTEQQSGQAAFYVPDYLASAGVDVVPVPVYYPDVTHILGKPVFRRVADVPGEVDVVDVFRRAQDIDAHVEDLIAKKPKAVWFQSGIRNDAAAEKLARAGIQVVQDRCLMVDHRRYGAR; this is encoded by the coding sequence ATGAGCTGGGAAGAGAACCTCATCAAGGACGAAGAGGGCGTGGCGCGCGTGGTGAAGAACGCGCGTCGTGTCGCCGTGCTGGGGATGAAGACCGAGCAGCAGTCGGGGCAGGCGGCCTTCTATGTCCCGGACTACCTGGCGAGCGCCGGCGTGGACGTGGTGCCGGTGCCCGTCTACTACCCGGACGTGACGCACATCCTGGGCAAGCCCGTGTTCCGCCGGGTGGCGGACGTGCCGGGCGAGGTGGACGTGGTGGACGTCTTCCGCCGCGCTCAGGACATCGACGCGCACGTGGAGGACCTCATCGCGAAGAAGCCGAAGGCGGTGTGGTTCCAGTCCGGCATCCGCAACGACGCGGCGGCGGAGAAGCTGGCGCGCGCGGGCATCCAGGTGGTGCAGGACCGCTGCCTGATGGTGGACCACCGGCGCTACGGCGCCCGCTGA
- a CDS encoding patatin-like phospholipase family protein, with protein MAPPSLQQLLEGKRFGLVLSAGYFGFYGHAGFLKGLAGAGLKPHAYAGTSAGGMVAAYAATGMPVHAIEELVLRQTRAHFWDPDPIGAVLNADANGHGLTGLLKGERFRRLLEDTLGARSFEDLPHPLLLVGANLTLGSHDVFTTGELAPRVHATCAYPGLFRAVPLDGNLYWDGGLVDKAPALSLHDSAAGKDLDAILVHFLPSKTRKVVGGPMAYAQGLAAGSAALRRDHFRLQLTVLEGRSIPVYVVVSNLPPVTPTTMERGFDALDQARLSTGVALSRPPVPFAQAQW; from the coding sequence ATGGCACCTCCCTCCCTGCAGCAGCTCCTCGAAGGAAAGCGGTTTGGCCTGGTCCTCTCCGCCGGTTACTTCGGCTTCTACGGCCATGCAGGCTTTCTCAAGGGGCTGGCGGGCGCGGGGCTCAAGCCGCACGCCTACGCGGGCACGTCCGCGGGAGGCATGGTGGCGGCGTACGCGGCGACGGGGATGCCGGTGCACGCCATCGAAGAGCTGGTGCTGCGCCAGACGCGCGCCCACTTCTGGGACCCGGACCCCATTGGCGCAGTGCTCAACGCGGACGCCAACGGCCACGGCCTGACGGGACTGCTCAAGGGCGAGCGCTTCCGGCGGCTGCTGGAGGACACGCTGGGCGCGCGCTCCTTCGAGGACCTGCCGCACCCGCTGCTCCTCGTCGGCGCCAACCTCACGCTGGGGAGCCACGACGTCTTCACCACGGGGGAGCTGGCCCCGCGCGTCCACGCGACCTGCGCCTATCCGGGCCTGTTCCGCGCGGTGCCGCTGGACGGCAACCTGTACTGGGACGGCGGACTGGTGGACAAGGCGCCCGCGCTGTCGCTGCATGACAGCGCCGCGGGGAAGGACCTGGACGCCATCCTCGTGCACTTCCTGCCGAGCAAGACGCGCAAGGTGGTGGGAGGCCCCATGGCGTACGCACAGGGGCTCGCCGCGGGCTCGGCCGCGCTGCGCAGGGACCACTTCCGCCTCCAGCTCACCGTGCTGGAGGGGCGCAGCATCCCCGTCTACGTCGTCGTCTCCAACCTGCCGCCGGTGACGCCCACCACCATGGAGCGCGGCTTCGACGCGCTGGACCAGGCACGGCTCTCCACGGGCGTCGCCCTCTCGCGGCCTCCCGTGCCCTTCGCCCAGGCCCAGTGGTGA
- a CDS encoding ArsR/SmtB family transcription factor produces the protein MEALSQSFRALGDPTRLRILRLVAEAPLNVTELVSLVGVAQSSVSHHLGKLKGLGLIREERQAGFSYYSLALEGDDSRWPLIRLAREAEDAAGDSARLQDLLRARADRQALNERLLEPGQSWSLWAGALASLLPPLDVADFGCGTGVLSVAIARWARHVWAIDQNADALEQARARAGSERAGNITFLGEDLHRLSLTSGRMDLVVISQSLHHVESPDSVLAEAWRLLKPGGRLVLLELMPHDERWVVERLGHRHLGFEPAQLEAALGAQGFASLTRETHARDGASPFRVFLLTGVKPS, from the coding sequence ATGGAAGCTCTGTCCCAATCCTTCCGGGCGCTCGGCGACCCGACGCGGCTGCGCATCCTCCGGCTGGTGGCGGAGGCGCCGCTGAACGTGACGGAGCTGGTGTCGCTGGTGGGCGTGGCCCAGTCGTCGGTGTCGCACCACCTGGGGAAGCTCAAGGGGCTGGGGCTCATCCGCGAGGAGCGGCAGGCGGGCTTCAGCTACTACTCGCTGGCGCTGGAGGGAGATGACTCCCGCTGGCCGCTCATCCGGCTGGCGAGGGAGGCGGAGGACGCGGCGGGGGACTCGGCGCGGCTGCAGGACTTGCTGCGCGCCCGAGCCGACCGTCAGGCCCTCAACGAGCGGCTCCTGGAGCCGGGGCAGTCGTGGTCCTTGTGGGCGGGCGCGCTGGCGTCGCTGCTGCCGCCGCTGGACGTGGCGGACTTCGGCTGTGGCACGGGCGTGTTGAGCGTGGCCATCGCGCGGTGGGCGCGGCACGTGTGGGCCATCGACCAGAACGCGGACGCGCTGGAGCAGGCGCGGGCCCGGGCGGGGAGCGAGCGCGCCGGCAACATCACGTTCCTGGGTGAGGACCTGCACCGGCTCTCGTTGACGTCGGGGCGGATGGACCTGGTGGTGATTTCGCAGAGCCTCCACCACGTGGAGTCCCCGGACTCCGTGCTGGCGGAGGCCTGGCGGCTGCTCAAGCCCGGCGGCCGGTTGGTGCTGTTGGAGTTGATGCCGCATGACGAGCGCTGGGTGGTGGAACGGCTGGGCCACCGGCACCTGGGGTTCGAGCCCGCGCAGCTGGAAGCGGCACTGGGCGCACAGGGCTTCGCGTCCCTCACCCGTGAGACGCATGCCCGCGACGGGGCCAGCCCCTTTCGAGTCTTTCTGCTGACTGGAGTGAAGCCATCATGA
- the metH gene encoding methionine synthase yields MTNPTPAALPPPAGENGRRVEALRAAMRERVLVLDGAMGTLLQQKDLKAADFGGAEYEGCNENLVLTRPEIIRDIHARYFAAGADVTETDSFGGTPLVLNEFGLGHKALEINEASARLAREAAAEAEARDGRIRWVAGSVGPTTKAISVTGGITFEELVDNFAVQAEGLVRGGSDYLLVETAQDTRNVKAALLGIDRAFHKLGYAVPIAVSGTIEPMGTMLAGQSVESLATSLEHWDLLYLGLNCATGPDFMTDHLRSLSDLSSFPVSCVPNAGLPDENGHYLETPEMLSRSLRRFCEQGWLNVVGGCCGTQEGHIRALAQAVKGLKPRTSVAKPRSTLSGVDYLDVTDELRPVIVGERTNVIGSKKFKELIVAGQLEDASEIARAQVKRGAQVIDVCLANPDREELEDMRQFLDVVVKKVRVPLMIDSTDERVIEMALTYSQGKAIINSVNLEDGEERFEKVVPLARRFGAALVVGCIDEIGMAVTRQRKLEVAERSFDLLTRKYGMRAEDLYFDPLVFPCASGDAQYTGSGVETVEGVRLIKQRFPQCRTVLGISNVSFGLPTAGREVLNSVFLYHCVQAGLDMALVNSEKLERYASLPEEERTLAEDLLYNRGTDPVTPFAAHFRERKAAKVQVSTLPLEERLQRYIIEGSRDGLFADLELALAKYAPLEIINGPLMKGMDEVGRLFGANELIVAEVLQSAEAMKAAVGFLEPHMSSAKAAMRGKVVLATVKGDVHDIGKNLVEIILANNGFQVVNLGIKVPPEQLVQAVREHRPDILGLSGLLVKSAHQMVATAEDLRRAGVDVPILVGGAALSRNFVDRNIAPAYGAGTVAYAQDAMSGLDLAKQIVEPSSHERLRGELAERRVKLAQEVKERPRTEAPTSRVRSAEVRVLDTVPPAPDWERHVLTNTPLDHIWKFINPVMLYGRHLGLRSSSRALGTPAEAELAKTEEGRKALALKEAVEELKGMLRGGLMHARAVFQFFKAGSDGNRVVLFDGTTGREAASFDFPRQERENGLCLADYLRPLEKGVPSDNVAMFVVTAGSGIRELAEGLKAKGEFLKMHAVQALALETAEGYAELLHTQLRSMWGTPDRQDMTMLERFRAEYSGKRYSFGYPACPRLEDQSKLFTALRPEEIGVQLTDGCMMEPEASVSAIVFHHPQASYFSVS; encoded by the coding sequence ATGACGAACCCGACCCCCGCGGCCCTGCCGCCCCCTGCTGGAGAGAACGGTCGCCGCGTGGAGGCCCTCCGCGCCGCCATGCGCGAGCGGGTGCTGGTGTTGGACGGCGCGATGGGGACGTTGCTCCAGCAGAAGGACTTGAAGGCCGCGGACTTCGGCGGCGCGGAGTACGAGGGCTGCAACGAGAACCTGGTCCTCACGCGGCCCGAAATCATCCGGGACATCCACGCGCGCTACTTCGCGGCGGGCGCGGATGTGACGGAGACGGACAGCTTCGGCGGCACGCCGCTGGTGCTCAACGAGTTCGGCCTGGGGCACAAGGCGCTGGAGATCAACGAAGCCTCCGCGCGGCTCGCCCGCGAGGCCGCCGCCGAGGCCGAGGCCCGGGACGGACGGATTCGCTGGGTGGCGGGCTCGGTGGGCCCCACCACGAAGGCCATCAGCGTCACGGGTGGAATCACCTTCGAGGAGCTGGTGGACAACTTCGCCGTACAGGCCGAGGGCCTGGTGCGCGGCGGCTCCGACTATCTGCTGGTGGAGACAGCGCAGGACACGCGCAACGTCAAGGCGGCGCTGTTGGGCATCGACCGCGCGTTCCACAAGCTGGGCTACGCGGTGCCCATCGCCGTGTCTGGCACCATCGAGCCCATGGGCACGATGCTCGCGGGGCAGAGCGTGGAGAGCCTGGCGACGTCGCTGGAGCACTGGGACCTGCTGTACCTGGGGCTCAACTGCGCCACGGGTCCGGACTTCATGACGGACCACCTGCGCTCGCTGTCGGACCTGAGCTCCTTCCCCGTGTCGTGTGTCCCCAACGCGGGCCTGCCGGACGAGAACGGCCACTACCTCGAGACGCCGGAGATGCTCTCGCGCTCGCTGCGGCGCTTCTGTGAGCAGGGCTGGCTCAACGTCGTGGGCGGGTGTTGCGGAACGCAGGAGGGCCACATCCGCGCGCTGGCGCAGGCGGTGAAGGGCCTCAAGCCGCGCACGTCCGTGGCGAAGCCGCGCTCGACGCTGTCCGGCGTGGACTACCTCGACGTGACGGACGAGCTACGCCCGGTGATTGTCGGTGAGCGCACCAACGTCATCGGCAGCAAGAAGTTCAAGGAGCTCATCGTCGCGGGGCAGCTGGAGGACGCGTCCGAAATCGCGCGCGCGCAGGTGAAGCGCGGCGCCCAGGTCATCGACGTGTGTCTGGCGAACCCGGACCGCGAGGAGCTGGAGGACATGCGCCAGTTCCTGGACGTCGTCGTCAAGAAGGTGCGCGTGCCCTTGATGATTGACTCCACCGACGAGCGCGTCATCGAGATGGCCCTCACGTACAGCCAGGGCAAGGCCATCATCAACTCGGTGAACCTGGAGGACGGCGAGGAGCGCTTCGAGAAGGTGGTGCCCTTGGCCCGCCGCTTCGGCGCGGCGCTGGTGGTGGGTTGCATCGACGAGATTGGCATGGCCGTGACGCGCCAGCGCAAGCTGGAGGTGGCGGAGCGCTCGTTCGACTTGCTCACGCGCAAGTACGGCATGCGGGCGGAGGACCTGTACTTCGACCCGCTCGTCTTCCCGTGTGCCTCGGGTGACGCGCAGTACACGGGCAGCGGCGTGGAGACGGTGGAGGGCGTGCGGCTCATCAAGCAGCGCTTCCCGCAGTGCCGCACCGTGCTGGGCATCTCCAACGTGTCCTTCGGCCTGCCCACCGCGGGCCGCGAGGTGCTCAACTCCGTCTTCCTGTACCACTGCGTGCAGGCGGGCCTGGACATGGCGCTGGTCAACTCCGAGAAGCTGGAGCGCTACGCGTCGCTGCCGGAGGAGGAGCGCACGCTGGCGGAGGACCTGCTCTACAACCGGGGCACGGACCCGGTGACGCCGTTCGCCGCGCACTTCCGAGAGCGCAAGGCGGCCAAGGTGCAGGTGAGCACGCTGCCACTGGAGGAGCGGCTCCAGCGCTACATCATCGAAGGCTCGCGCGACGGCCTCTTCGCGGACCTGGAGCTGGCGCTGGCGAAGTACGCGCCGCTGGAGATCATCAACGGCCCGCTGATGAAGGGCATGGACGAGGTGGGCCGGCTCTTCGGCGCCAACGAGCTGATTGTCGCGGAGGTGCTCCAGAGCGCCGAGGCGATGAAGGCGGCCGTGGGCTTCCTGGAGCCGCACATGAGCTCCGCGAAGGCGGCGATGCGCGGCAAGGTGGTGCTGGCCACGGTGAAGGGTGACGTCCACGACATCGGGAAGAACCTGGTGGAGATCATCCTGGCCAACAACGGCTTCCAGGTGGTGAACCTGGGCATCAAGGTCCCGCCCGAGCAGCTGGTGCAGGCGGTGCGTGAGCACCGGCCGGACATCCTCGGCCTGTCGGGGCTCCTGGTGAAGAGCGCGCACCAGATGGTGGCCACGGCGGAGGACCTGCGACGCGCGGGGGTCGACGTGCCCATCCTGGTGGGCGGCGCCGCGCTCAGCCGCAACTTCGTGGACCGCAACATCGCCCCGGCGTACGGCGCCGGGACGGTGGCCTATGCGCAGGACGCGATGAGCGGCCTGGACCTGGCCAAGCAAATCGTGGAGCCCTCGTCGCACGAGCGGCTGCGCGGAGAGCTGGCCGAGCGTCGCGTGAAGCTGGCGCAAGAGGTGAAGGAGCGTCCTCGCACGGAGGCTCCCACGTCGCGCGTGCGCAGCGCGGAGGTTCGCGTGCTGGACACGGTGCCTCCCGCGCCGGACTGGGAGCGGCACGTGCTCACGAACACGCCGCTGGACCACATCTGGAAGTTCATCAACCCCGTCATGCTGTACGGCCGTCACCTGGGCCTGCGCTCGTCGTCGCGCGCGCTGGGCACCCCCGCCGAGGCGGAGCTGGCGAAGACGGAAGAGGGGCGCAAGGCGCTGGCGCTGAAGGAGGCCGTGGAGGAGCTCAAGGGCATGCTGCGCGGGGGCCTCATGCACGCGCGCGCCGTGTTCCAGTTCTTCAAGGCGGGCAGCGACGGCAACCGCGTGGTGCTCTTCGACGGGACGACGGGGCGCGAGGCCGCGTCCTTCGACTTCCCCCGCCAGGAGCGTGAGAACGGCTTGTGCCTCGCCGACTACCTGCGTCCGCTGGAGAAGGGCGTTCCTTCCGACAACGTGGCGATGTTCGTGGTGACGGCGGGCTCGGGCATCCGCGAGCTGGCGGAGGGACTCAAGGCGAAGGGTGAGTTCCTGAAGATGCACGCGGTGCAGGCGCTCGCGCTGGAGACGGCGGAGGGCTACGCGGAGCTCCTGCACACGCAGCTTCGCAGCATGTGGGGCACGCCGGACCGTCAGGACATGACGATGTTGGAGCGCTTCCGCGCGGAGTACTCGGGCAAGCGCTACTCGTTCGGCTACCCCGCCTGTCCTCGGCTGGAGGACCAGTCGAAGC